The Celeribacter marinus genome window below encodes:
- a CDS encoding DUF3489 domain-containing protein: MPNLTKTQSLLLTTGAKRADNIAMPLPKGLHGAAAKKVVTMMCERGWLEEIDANTRKGEPLWRETGDGHGTTLVVTDAGLLAVGIEPVVVKTMAAVRNRAVLASASASASTSSTKKPTPRTNTKQAQIIALLQQPGGASVKEIAAVTGWLPHSIRGLISGGLKKKLGLLVTSEKQDGRGTVYKLDAT, encoded by the coding sequence ATGCCCAATCTGACCAAAACCCAAAGCTTGCTTCTTACCACAGGCGCCAAGCGCGCCGACAATATTGCAATGCCGCTGCCCAAGGGGCTGCATGGTGCAGCAGCCAAGAAGGTGGTCACCATGATGTGTGAACGCGGCTGGCTTGAAGAGATCGATGCCAACACGCGTAAAGGCGAGCCACTCTGGCGCGAAACTGGTGATGGTCATGGAACCACGCTGGTTGTGACCGACGCAGGGCTCCTAGCGGTCGGGATAGAGCCGGTTGTCGTCAAAACCATGGCCGCGGTCCGCAATCGGGCAGTTTTAGCCTCAGCCTCAGCCTCAGCCTCAACCTCGAGTACGAAGAAACCAACGCCGCGCACCAATACCAAACAGGCGCAGATTATCGCACTGCTGCAGCAACCGGGTGGGGCCTCAGTCAAAGAAATCGCCGCAGTGACGGGCTGGTTACCACATAGTATCCGTGGCCTGATCTCGGGCGGCCTGAAGAAGAAGCTGGGCCTGCTTGTCACATCCGAGAAACAAGACGGGCGCGGCACCGTTTACAAATTGGACGCGACCTGA
- a CDS encoding type II toxin-antitoxin system CcdA family antitoxin, whose protein sequence is MQHATTQKQRTNVTLTSANLAAAREFGLNVSAISDAAVAEAVRLAKAKAWAQENASAIAERCAWIEANGTPLADIQVLKID, encoded by the coding sequence ATGCAGCACGCCACAACACAAAAGCAACGTACCAACGTCACCCTGACGTCTGCCAACCTGGCCGCTGCGCGGGAGTTTGGTCTTAATGTTTCGGCCATTAGTGATGCCGCAGTCGCCGAAGCCGTCCGCTTGGCAAAAGCAAAGGCTTGGGCTCAAGAGAATGCATCCGCCATCGCAGAGCGCTGTGCCTGGATCGAAGCGAATGGAACGCCCTTGGCGGATATTCAGGTTCTGAAGATCGACTGA
- a CDS encoding site-specific DNA-methyltransferase — MDLVFAPRQIEVWPIDRLRPYAKNAKIHGEAQVSKIAASMAKFGWTVPCLVADDGELIAGHGRVLAAGILGLEDVPVIRLGHLDEAERRAYRIADNKLTELGEWDDAILRDEITGLLADDFDLDLLGFSDEDLDVLLQDPDALGSEGAIEGEDDIPEPPGTPVSVAGDLWQLGPHRLICGDSTSADVVGRLLGDVKPQLMVTDPPYGVDYDPGWRNKAGAAATKRTGKVLNDDRADWREAWSLFPGDVAYIWHGALHAATVAESLTVTGFNIRSQIIWAKDRLVLSRGDYHWQHEPCWYAVRAKGKGHWAGDRKQTTLWQIANKDQDAETVHGTQKPVECMRRPILNNSSPGQAVYEPFMGSGTTLIAAETTGRVCYGVELNPAYVDVAIERWQAFTGEEAVLADSGESFASLKSKRLAA; from the coding sequence ATGGATCTTGTTTTTGCGCCGCGCCAGATTGAAGTCTGGCCGATTGACCGTCTGCGCCCTTATGCCAAGAATGCAAAGATCCATGGCGAGGCGCAGGTGTCGAAGATCGCGGCCAGCATGGCCAAGTTTGGCTGGACAGTGCCATGTCTGGTTGCTGATGACGGTGAGCTGATCGCCGGCCACGGCCGTGTTCTGGCCGCGGGCATTCTGGGTCTGGAGGATGTGCCAGTCATTCGCTTAGGTCATCTCGATGAAGCGGAGCGCCGAGCGTACCGCATTGCCGATAATAAGCTGACTGAGCTTGGCGAATGGGATGACGCCATTCTGCGCGACGAGATCACGGGGTTGCTGGCTGACGATTTCGACCTCGACCTGCTGGGGTTTTCCGATGAGGACCTGGATGTCCTGCTTCAGGATCCGGACGCGCTAGGCAGCGAGGGTGCTATCGAGGGCGAGGATGATATTCCTGAGCCACCGGGGACGCCGGTATCTGTAGCAGGTGATTTGTGGCAGCTCGGGCCGCATCGTTTGATTTGCGGCGATAGCACATCTGCCGATGTAGTCGGACGGCTTCTTGGCGATGTGAAGCCACAGCTGATGGTGACCGATCCACCCTACGGCGTGGACTATGATCCCGGGTGGCGCAATAAAGCTGGCGCCGCGGCAACCAAGCGCACCGGCAAGGTCCTGAATGACGACCGCGCGGACTGGCGCGAGGCTTGGTCGCTATTCCCGGGCGATGTTGCCTATATCTGGCATGGCGCGCTGCATGCGGCGACCGTAGCTGAAAGCCTCACGGTGACAGGCTTCAATATCCGCTCCCAAATCATCTGGGCCAAGGACCGGCTGGTTCTGAGCCGCGGGGACTATCACTGGCAGCACGAGCCCTGCTGGTATGCGGTGCGCGCCAAGGGCAAAGGCCACTGGGCAGGCGACCGTAAGCAGACCACGCTGTGGCAGATTGCAAACAAGGATCAGGATGCCGAGACCGTGCATGGTACACAGAAACCTGTGGAATGCATGCGCCGGCCGATCCTGAACAATTCAAGCCCCGGGCAGGCCGTCTATGAGCCCTTCATGGGATCTGGCACGACGCTCATCGCCGCCGAGACTACGGGGCGCGTGTGCTATGGGGTGGAGTTGAACCCCGCCTATGTGGATGTGGCCATCGAACGCTGGCAAGCCTTCACCGGTGAAGAGGCTGTTCTAGCAGACAGTGGTGAGAGTTTTGCAAGCCTCAAATCGAAGCGGTTAGCAGCGTGA
- a CDS encoding LysE family translocator, with protein MSFAILTALLGFAFVTTVTPGPNNLMLMASGANFGFRRTLPHMLGIVGGLSVMALLVGAGLMALFDALPALNLVLKVASVCYLLWLALKIATAAPMAERDADSRPMTFLQAAAFQWVNPKAWAMCLSAITLYAPDRTLLSVAIVAGAFAVVCFPAISVWAWLGTVVRQWLSNATRLKVFNITMAALLVASLYPVLGLGS; from the coding sequence ATGAGTTTCGCTATCCTGACCGCCCTTCTGGGCTTCGCATTCGTCACGACCGTCACGCCGGGGCCGAACAACCTGATGCTGATGGCCTCTGGCGCGAACTTCGGCTTCCGCCGGACCTTGCCGCACATGCTTGGCATCGTTGGGGGTTTGTCCGTGATGGCTCTGCTGGTTGGAGCGGGGCTGATGGCGTTATTCGACGCATTGCCTGCGCTGAACCTGGTGCTGAAGGTCGCCTCCGTCTGCTACCTGCTCTGGCTCGCATTGAAAATCGCGACGGCTGCTCCGATGGCAGAGCGGGACGCGGACAGTCGTCCGATGACCTTTCTGCAAGCGGCCGCTTTCCAGTGGGTGAACCCCAAGGCTTGGGCCATGTGCCTGTCCGCCATCACACTCTACGCGCCAGACCGCACGCTTCTGTCGGTCGCCATCGTAGCTGGTGCGTTCGCGGTCGTCTGCTTTCCGGCGATCTCTGTCTGGGCATGGCTCGGGACCGTGGTCCGGCAATGGCTGTCAAACGCAACCCGGCTCAAGGTCTTCAACATAACCATGGCGGCTTTGCTGGTGGCGTCGCTCTATCCCGTGCTCGGGCTCGGAAGCTGA
- a CDS encoding phage terminase large subunit family protein: protein MSESSSTPWQTSGSRLNDEERFGDNQTQRSGGPLRATNDPSDNEGRPTADLTEGLDLGFDGAEDILRVWRRGIRPDPDLTVSQWADAHRKLSSRASAEPGQYRTSRTPYLRAIMDALSPAHPAQRITFMKAAQVGATEAGNNWIGFVIHHAPGPMLAVLPTVEMAKRTSRGRIDPLIEDSPALKERVQPARSRDAGNSMLSKEFPGGILVLTGANSATGLRSMPARYVFLDEVDAYPASADEEGDPVSLAEARTTTFAHRRKVFMVSTPTIRGLSRIEREFEASDQRRYFVPCPHCDAMQWLQFERLRWDKGQPETAAYHCEGCEKPIAEHHKTQMLERGEWRATAVSADPNAIGFHLSALYSPIGWKSWEQIARDWLAAQGSDEMLRAARNTLLGETWVESGEAPEWQRLADQREPFAAQVPMGGLFLTAGADVQKDRIEVDVWAWGRGLESWLVDHIVIPGGPDDPACWDSLTALHGQTWTHENGAIMTLAKLAIDTGYESAAVYAWARKQGIAQVAPVKGLEGFNRATPVSGPTFVDATVNGRKLKRGARLWTVATATFKAETYRYLRLERPDEPDAAAPAGTVHLPDWADSEWLKQLVGEQLVTIRNKRGFARQEWQKLRERNEALDTRVYARAAAWILGADRFDERMWRQLEKQAGVETAAIAQSAETEKSNEPQAGRIAAPRRRGWKISTPKYME from the coding sequence ATGTCCGAGAGCAGCTCAACGCCCTGGCAGACCTCAGGGTCTCGCTTGAATGATGAGGAGCGGTTTGGTGATAACCAAACGCAAAGGTCTGGGGGACCTTTGCGAGCGACGAACGACCCGAGTGACAACGAGGGGCGACCAACAGCAGATCTAACCGAAGGTCTCGACCTCGGCTTTGACGGCGCCGAGGACATCCTACGTGTCTGGCGGCGCGGCATACGGCCCGATCCGGACCTGACGGTATCGCAATGGGCGGATGCGCATCGCAAGCTGTCATCGCGGGCAAGCGCAGAACCCGGACAATACCGGACATCGCGGACGCCCTATCTGCGCGCCATCATGGATGCGCTGTCGCCCGCGCATCCGGCGCAGCGGATTACGTTTATGAAGGCCGCCCAGGTCGGGGCCACAGAGGCCGGCAATAACTGGATCGGGTTTGTGATCCATCACGCGCCAGGGCCGATGCTGGCGGTCCTGCCCACTGTTGAGATGGCCAAGCGCACCTCGCGCGGCCGGATTGATCCGCTGATTGAGGACAGCCCCGCGCTGAAAGAACGGGTCCAGCCAGCAAGGTCGCGCGATGCGGGAAACTCGATGCTGTCGAAGGAATTCCCGGGCGGTATTCTGGTTCTGACGGGGGCGAACTCAGCCACAGGCCTGCGGTCGATGCCCGCGCGCTATGTGTTTCTGGATGAGGTCGATGCCTATCCGGCTTCGGCCGATGAAGAAGGCGACCCAGTCAGCCTAGCTGAGGCGCGGACTACGACCTTTGCGCATCGGCGCAAGGTGTTCATGGTGTCGACACCCACGATCCGAGGGCTCTCGCGCATTGAACGGGAGTTCGAGGCCAGTGACCAGCGGCGGTATTTTGTGCCCTGCCCGCATTGTGATGCAATGCAGTGGTTGCAGTTCGAGCGGCTGCGCTGGGACAAGGGACAGCCGGAAACGGCAGCGTATCACTGTGAAGGCTGTGAGAAACCCATCGCCGAACACCACAAGACACAGATGCTGGAGCGTGGTGAGTGGCGGGCAACGGCGGTCAGCGCCGATCCCAACGCCATCGGGTTCCACCTCTCGGCGCTCTATTCGCCGATCGGCTGGAAAAGCTGGGAGCAGATCGCGCGAGACTGGCTGGCCGCCCAAGGCTCGGATGAGATGCTACGGGCCGCGCGCAACACCCTGCTGGGCGAGACTTGGGTTGAAAGTGGCGAAGCCCCGGAATGGCAGCGTCTCGCGGATCAGCGTGAACCCTTTGCGGCGCAGGTCCCAATGGGCGGCCTGTTCCTGACCGCCGGGGCCGACGTCCAGAAAGACCGCATCGAGGTGGATGTCTGGGCTTGGGGCCGCGGCTTGGAAAGTTGGCTCGTCGATCACATTGTCATCCCGGGCGGGCCGGATGATCCGGCCTGCTGGGATTCACTGACGGCCCTGCATGGTCAAACATGGACGCATGAGAACGGCGCAATCATGACGCTGGCGAAGCTTGCCATTGATACCGGATACGAGTCCGCCGCTGTTTATGCCTGGGCGCGCAAGCAGGGCATTGCACAGGTCGCACCTGTGAAGGGCTTAGAGGGGTTCAATCGGGCAACGCCAGTCTCGGGGCCAACCTTTGTGGATGCCACAGTGAATGGACGCAAACTCAAGCGCGGCGCGCGCCTCTGGACCGTAGCAACGGCCACCTTCAAAGCGGAGACCTATCGCTATCTGCGGTTGGAGCGGCCAGATGAGCCCGATGCCGCAGCACCTGCTGGGACGGTTCACTTGCCCGACTGGGCTGACAGCGAATGGCTCAAACAGTTGGTGGGCGAGCAACTGGTCACAATCCGCAACAAGCGCGGTTTTGCTCGCCAGGAATGGCAAAAGCTGCGCGAGCGCAACGAGGCGCTGGACACACGGGTCTATGCGCGGGCTGCCGCATGGATCCTTGGCGCGGACCGCTTTGATGAGCGGATGTGGCGGCAGCTGGAGAAGCAGGCCGGCGTGGAAACGGCAGCCATCGCGCAATCCGCTGAGACAGAGAAATCAAATGAACCCCAAGCGGGGCGGATCGCAGCGCCCCGGCGGCGCGGCTGGAAGATCAGCACGCCCAAATACATGGAATGA
- a CDS encoding tyrosine-type recombinase/integrase, protein MVKRLKLSEKVLRDAEPLEGNSYQIFDTDIRGLAARIQPSGNRAFTLDYRFAGRQRRMSIGRWPEWSVTAARERAKELRRMIDEGQDPLAAKEELRTAPRISDMIDRYIREHLPKLSPTNAGDQISMLKKMLDPAWGNRLVTDITKSDVATFLDLVAEGRPRPCKLKPNNRARKLQGHKPTPIRANRMGEVLRKMFTLAMEWEWRADNPAQGFHRRIENARERFLSPEELVRLAATLDAATDQRAASIIRMCMLTGARVGEVRTARFEQFNLDYAIWSKPAATTKQRKIHRVPISQDVTAIVRQRQLVVPNGNPWLFPGDTVGQPVKEIRRFWVKVQREADLHDVRIHDLRHTFASLLVSGGASLEIIGRLLGHTQMQTTQRYAHLMDSPLRAGVDSVASIFRPRPRVVHDAEPDQRSA, encoded by the coding sequence ATGGTCAAACGATTGAAGCTAAGTGAGAAAGTGCTGCGCGATGCAGAGCCGCTGGAAGGGAATAGTTACCAGATCTTCGATACCGACATACGCGGACTGGCGGCGCGTATACAACCATCCGGCAATCGCGCCTTTACTTTGGATTACCGTTTCGCCGGACGGCAGAGGCGGATGTCGATCGGGCGCTGGCCGGAATGGAGCGTTACGGCCGCGCGCGAACGCGCCAAAGAGCTAAGGCGGATGATCGATGAAGGTCAGGACCCTTTGGCAGCCAAGGAAGAGCTGCGCACGGCGCCACGCATCTCCGATATGATCGACCGTTACATCCGCGAGCACTTGCCCAAACTGTCTCCCACCAATGCCGGCGATCAAATATCAATGCTCAAGAAGATGCTCGACCCGGCATGGGGCAACCGCCTTGTCACCGACATCACCAAATCAGATGTAGCCACGTTTCTGGATCTCGTCGCCGAAGGCCGCCCCCGCCCGTGCAAGCTCAAGCCCAATAATCGGGCCCGCAAGCTGCAAGGGCACAAACCAACGCCAATCCGCGCCAATCGAATGGGCGAGGTGCTGCGCAAGATGTTCACGCTCGCCATGGAATGGGAATGGCGCGCGGACAATCCGGCACAGGGCTTCCACCGGCGTATCGAAAATGCCCGCGAGCGGTTTCTGAGCCCCGAAGAGCTTGTCCGGCTTGCCGCCACACTCGACGCGGCCACGGATCAGCGTGCCGCCTCGATCATTCGCATGTGCATGCTGACGGGTGCGCGGGTCGGTGAGGTCCGCACTGCGCGGTTCGAGCAATTCAATCTGGATTACGCCATCTGGTCCAAACCCGCCGCGACCACCAAACAACGCAAGATCCACCGCGTGCCGATCTCACAAGACGTGACCGCTATCGTGCGTCAGCGCCAACTGGTGGTGCCGAACGGCAATCCCTGGCTCTTCCCAGGCGATACTGTCGGACAACCCGTCAAAGAAATTCGCCGCTTTTGGGTGAAGGTGCAGCGTGAGGCAGATCTGCATGATGTTCGCATCCATGACCTGCGTCACACGTTTGCGTCCCTGCTGGTCAGTGGCGGTGCATCCCTGGAAATTATTGGCCGCCTATTGGGACACACCCAGATGCAAACCACGCAGCGATACGCGCATCTGATGGACTCGCCCCTGCGTGCAGGCGTGGACAGCGTGGCCAGTATCTTCCGCCCACGCCCCCGGGTTGTGCATGATGCTGAACCGGATCAACGCTCCGCATAA
- a CDS encoding phage head-tail joining protein, giving the protein MNLDDLKSRHSALLAARYSGTRSVSYDGKTVTYGTDAELAAAIGDIERRIAKLERGARRILRPYAVKDL; this is encoded by the coding sequence ATGAACCTCGATGATCTAAAATCCCGCCACAGCGCGCTGCTGGCCGCGCGCTACAGCGGCACGCGGTCGGTCAGCTATGACGGCAAGACCGTGACCTATGGCACCGATGCCGAACTCGCGGCGGCGATTGGCGATATCGAGCGGCGCATCGCCAAGCTGGAACGCGGCGCTAGGCGCATCTTGCGTCCCTACGCTGTGAAGGATCTGTGA
- a CDS encoding helix-turn-helix transcriptional regulator, protein MSQMMIHEPAPEPSNLLADWISREQLAQDLTIKPDTLSRWEARREGPPCMRIGRKVFYRRSSVEAWLLSREQSHPTRKRGARR, encoded by the coding sequence ATGTCGCAGATGATGATACATGAACCGGCCCCAGAGCCGTCGAACCTGCTGGCCGACTGGATCAGCAGGGAACAGCTGGCCCAGGACCTGACAATCAAGCCCGATACATTGTCGCGGTGGGAAGCGCGACGCGAAGGGCCGCCCTGCATGCGCATTGGCCGTAAGGTCTTTTATCGCCGTAGCAGTGTTGAGGCGTGGCTCCTGAGCCGCGAGCAAAGTCACCCGACCCGCAAACGGGGGGCACGCCGATGA
- a CDS encoding helix-turn-helix transcriptional regulator, producing the protein MTYVPFSKTLELMQLADMAALQPKGVCLKDIQSTFKVNHRSAQRMARALEKVFPTVDVNIDPDDRRKWWSFSGQERLLRLQGIQDDELSALEMGIRRATRDGAVTEVRALETLRSRIIALHPTGEVLRAETDAEATLQARGHACRPGPRTSYDPEILTVIDLALKGPFKLDVDYIGERDDAPHTRRVEPYGVLFGLRCYLICRQPQRDARVRHLRLDRLRGARLVKETFVRDPGFDIAGHAARSFECFHSETEFGTVIWHFNKRAAPVARNYVFHPNQIMQDDKEGGLIVSFEAGGWLEMAWHLYKWGDTVEVIAPDELRKLVADHRRPDFPSLP; encoded by the coding sequence ATGACCTATGTCCCTTTCTCGAAAACGCTGGAGCTTATGCAACTGGCCGACATGGCTGCCTTGCAGCCAAAAGGGGTTTGCCTGAAAGACATTCAGAGCACTTTCAAAGTGAACCACCGCAGCGCTCAGCGCATGGCACGCGCACTGGAAAAGGTATTTCCGACCGTCGACGTGAACATCGACCCGGATGATCGCCGCAAGTGGTGGTCATTCTCGGGACAAGAACGCCTGTTGCGCCTGCAAGGCATTCAGGACGATGAGCTATCAGCTTTAGAGATGGGTATTCGCCGTGCGACTCGCGACGGTGCTGTAACCGAGGTACGCGCGCTGGAAACCTTACGTTCCCGGATCATTGCGTTGCATCCAACAGGCGAGGTTCTGCGCGCAGAGACGGATGCAGAGGCGACGCTGCAAGCGCGAGGCCATGCCTGCCGCCCCGGTCCACGTACGTCCTACGATCCGGAAATCCTCACTGTGATCGACCTCGCACTCAAAGGCCCATTCAAGCTGGATGTGGACTATATCGGGGAGCGGGATGATGCCCCCCACACACGGCGGGTCGAACCTTACGGTGTGTTGTTCGGTCTGCGTTGTTATCTGATTTGCCGCCAACCGCAGCGAGACGCCCGTGTCCGGCATTTACGGCTCGACCGCTTGCGCGGAGCGCGGCTAGTCAAAGAGACATTCGTGCGTGACCCCGGCTTTGACATTGCGGGGCATGCGGCCCGATCTTTCGAGTGCTTTCATTCCGAAACGGAGTTTGGCACCGTCATCTGGCACTTCAACAAGCGTGCTGCGCCAGTGGCCCGCAACTATGTGTTTCACCCCAACCAGATCATGCAGGATGATAAGGAGGGTGGGCTGATCGTCAGCTTCGAGGCCGGTGGCTGGCTGGAAATGGCTTGGCACCTTTACAAATGGGGCGACACGGTCGAGGTCATCGCCCCCGATGAATTACGCAAGCTGGTTGCCGACCACCGGCGGCCTGATTTCCCCTCACTGCCGTAG
- a CDS encoding CcdB family protein — MAQFQVYLIAGGRLVLDLQTDLVETGTRVVAPLIPTGSGPKAIGRLEPVFKIEGATYVLHTAEMAAIPSALLKGGSVADLRASDYEIRGALDMVFSGF, encoded by the coding sequence ATGGCACAGTTTCAGGTTTATCTTATCGCTGGTGGTCGACTTGTCCTCGACCTCCAGACTGATCTTGTCGAGACCGGTACACGCGTGGTGGCGCCGCTTATACCAACCGGTTCAGGGCCAAAGGCCATTGGACGCCTCGAGCCAGTCTTCAAGATTGAGGGTGCAACATACGTTCTCCATACAGCGGAGATGGCTGCGATCCCGTCGGCGCTACTCAAGGGTGGGTCTGTCGCTGATCTTCGCGCATCCGACTACGAGATCCGAGGCGCCCTCGATATGGTGTTCTCGGGCTTCTGA
- a CDS encoding helix-turn-helix domain-containing protein, whose protein sequence is MSHAATNWAIQRRGLKPTTKIVLWHLCDRHNPDFGCFPSQARLAHDCEISRSTLNDHLTLLESVGLIRRVQRLNPSTKRQMPTSYILAFEPGFTQDRAVSCLETGHGFEATETGASEDSKTPPLSVDKPVDNSCMGAKSTYRAVSDFNPDPCPENTGSRVRNSDTNPVREPISKPVKEEDARRRERVDDQFFGSLLMALGFDPDGPLPDWWQGWPPREHAGRWIDDLGLSEAEIIETAKGSRQYHPEPPDGPKALDRVMQRTAQRKGDETSSGRRKAQKPAKSKRQPIADMAAFYADWVNSEKYLPSSAISNSMRDQILARGLVTPQQLRERGVQ, encoded by the coding sequence ATGAGCCATGCTGCCACCAACTGGGCCATCCAGCGCCGCGGGCTCAAGCCCACCACCAAAATCGTCCTCTGGCATCTTTGCGATCGTCACAACCCAGACTTTGGCTGCTTCCCCTCCCAAGCGCGGCTGGCGCATGATTGCGAGATCAGCCGATCAACACTGAATGACCACCTGACGCTCCTTGAAAGCGTTGGGCTGATCCGCCGGGTACAACGGCTTAACCCAAGCACCAAGCGACAGATGCCGACCAGCTACATCTTGGCCTTCGAGCCGGGCTTTACCCAAGATCGCGCGGTGTCGTGTTTGGAAACCGGACACGGCTTCGAAGCGACCGAAACAGGTGCAAGTGAGGACTCGAAAACCCCACCCCTTTCTGTGGATAAGCCTGTGGATAACTCGTGTATGGGGGCGAAATCCACATACCGAGCCGTGTCCGATTTTAACCCCGACCCGTGTCCGGAAAATACCGGTTCCCGTGTCCGAAATTCGGACACTAACCCTGTAAGAGAACCAATAAGTAAACCTGTAAAGGAGGAGGACGCGCGAAGACGCGAACGCGTCGATGACCAGTTTTTTGGATCGCTGCTGATGGCGCTGGGCTTTGACCCTGACGGGCCCCTGCCCGACTGGTGGCAAGGCTGGCCACCGCGTGAGCACGCTGGACGATGGATTGATGATCTTGGGCTGAGCGAGGCGGAGATCATCGAGACGGCTAAAGGTTCTCGCCAATACCACCCCGAGCCACCTGACGGACCTAAGGCGCTGGATCGCGTCATGCAGCGCACAGCCCAGCGCAAAGGGGATGAGACGTCCAGCGGTCGGCGCAAAGCGCAAAAGCCAGCGAAATCAAAACGCCAACCAATCGCTGATATGGCCGCCTTCTACGCCGATTGGGTGAACTCGGAGAAATACCTCCCCTCTAGTGCAATCAGCAACAGCATGCGCGACCAGATACTCGCCCGGGGCCTTGTCACACCACAGCAACTTCGTGAGCGAGGCGTCCAATGA
- a CDS encoding Lrp/AsnC family transcriptional regulator: protein MDAIDHRILRELRRDGRISNVALAERVSLSPSACLRRVQELERIGVIRGYRVVTSPERMGRGFSAYVMVGLSSHTKAAQEGFERAMSVAPEVVECHNIAGAFEYILRVESADLSEYKRFHTEVLGTQSHVNAITSYIVMGSPKDERAT from the coding sequence ATGGACGCTATTGACCATAGAATATTGCGCGAGCTGCGGCGCGACGGGCGGATCAGCAATGTCGCTCTGGCCGAACGTGTCAGCCTTTCTCCCTCGGCCTGCCTGAGACGGGTTCAAGAGCTGGAGCGAATAGGAGTGATCCGAGGCTACAGGGTCGTGACCAGCCCTGAACGGATGGGCCGTGGTTTTTCCGCCTACGTCATGGTCGGCCTCTCCTCCCATACCAAGGCGGCACAGGAGGGCTTCGAGCGCGCCATGTCAGTCGCGCCAGAAGTCGTCGAATGCCACAATATAGCAGGGGCTTTCGAGTATATCCTTCGCGTCGAGAGCGCCGATCTCTCGGAATACAAGCGCTTCCATACAGAGGTCTTAGGCACCCAATCCCACGTCAATGCGATCACGTCCTATATCGTGATGGGATCACCCAAGGATGAACGAGCTACATGA
- a CDS encoding VRR-NUC domain-containing protein, translated as MKRRRTPEADLQRAVVVALRFALPKGAIVHHCANEVTEGGPRGARRQAILVGMGVHPGFADLIVLCDGRVLFLELKSLKGRLSPAQEAFRDAVLAQGFGWALVRSLDDALGALADHGFTTRVVQTSTPDAPRDAGARHDGTGPSARRVTS; from the coding sequence ATGAAGCGGCGTAGAACACCCGAGGCCGATCTGCAGCGCGCTGTTGTGGTCGCCCTGCGCTTTGCCCTCCCCAAGGGGGCGATCGTGCATCACTGCGCCAATGAGGTCACCGAGGGCGGGCCCCGCGGTGCGCGGCGTCAGGCGATCTTGGTTGGCATGGGCGTGCATCCCGGCTTTGCCGATCTCATCGTACTCTGTGACGGGCGCGTACTGTTTTTGGAATTGAAGTCTCTGAAGGGGCGGCTCAGTCCCGCGCAGGAGGCGTTCCGCGATGCAGTCCTGGCGCAAGGCTTCGGTTGGGCACTGGTGCGCTCGCTTGATGATGCGCTGGGCGCGCTGGCGGATCACGGATTCACAACGCGGGTCGTGCAAACCAGTACACCGGACGCCCCGCGCGATGCAGGGGCACGCCACGATGGTACCGGTCCTTCGGCGCGGAGGGTCACCTCATGA